The Phycisphaerae bacterium DNA segment TTGCCCTGGTCGTCGATGAAGGGAGACCGGTCCTTCTTGATGATCCACAGGATCAGCGGACCGGCGATGTGGCCGAAGGGCACGCCGACGTAGGCGATCAGGGCTGAGAGGTGCGTGATCATCGCCCAGCGGCGGGAGTCCTGATCCGGACCGGTCGGCGGCGGCGGGGTTACGGGAGCGTTCTGCTCGTCCATGGTCGTCCCTTCTTTCTGGACCTAAGTGCAGCGGCGAATCGGCCGCCCACCACGGGCCACCCATCTCGCCGCCGATATTCACAAGACGCAGTGAATGGTAACGGCGCGTTCCTCCAGACGCACGAGACTTCTGGCGGCATCAGGCGTACCGCCCGTAGCGACGGTAGGCGTCGAGCAGGGCGACGAGGTTTTCCATCGGGACGTCGGCTTGAAGGTTGTGCGAGGTGCAGAGGATGTATCCGCCGCCGCCGGCGAGGGCCTCGATGCGGTCCTTGACCTCGACGGCCACGTCGTGCGGGCGGCCAAAGGGCAGGGCCCGCTGGATGGATATCCCGCCGTGAAACGCCAGGCGGTCGCCGAACTGCGATTTGAGGGTGCGCGGGTCCATGTCGGCGGCCTCCGGCTGAAGCGACTGGAGGACGTCGAGGCCGCGTTCGATCATCAGCGGGACGATCGGCCGGACCGAACCGCAGGTGTGATGGATTACGCGGAGACCGAAGCTCTGGGCCAGGCCGACGTACTCGGCGAATCCGTCGCCGAGGAAATCGGCCCACATCCGCGGCGAAACGAGCGGGCCGTTCTGCGAGCCGAAATCGTCGCCGGTGAGCACCAGGTCGAGCGAGCCTTCGGCGGCTTGGCAGATGCGTTGGGCGTAGTGGCGATAGAACCGGCGGATTCGGCCAAAGATCGCGCGGGCCAGGTCCGGCTGCTCGACCATGTCGATCAGGATGCGCTCGACCCCGCGAAGGTACATCGCGGGCTTGAGCTGCGCGATGCGGTTGAGCCGGTCGCCCATAAAGACCGCCACGCGTCCGCGTTCGCGGATGGCGTGGCATTGGGCTTTGACCACGCCGTAGTCGAACCAGTCCGGATCGGGCCAGCGGCCGTAGGCTTCAATCTCCTCGACCGTCCGCGCCTCCGCCAGCGGCGAGTGCGACACCTCCTGGTACGACTCGCTCGCATCGGGCGGGCCAACCGCCACCGTCGCTCGCCGGACCCCCCAGAGATCCTCATCGCTGCCGTCGGGGAACCTCCGCAGCGGCGGGCCGATGTACGCCGGACCGTCGATGTAGCGAAGGTCCACGTCGTGCGTATCGAGGAAGTCCGGGAAGGACATGCCCGTCGCCAATGCGAGCTTG contains these protein-coding regions:
- a CDS encoding DUF4870 domain-containing protein, with amino-acid sequence MDEQNAPVTPPPPTGPDQDSRRWAMITHLSALIAYVGVPFGHIAGPLILWIIKKDRSPFIDDQGKEAVNFQISMTIYALISAALTLVLIGFVLLAILVVLDIILIIIAAVQANIGQAYRYPLTIRFLK